From Oncorhynchus keta strain PuntledgeMale-10-30-2019 chromosome 25, Oket_V2, whole genome shotgun sequence, one genomic window encodes:
- the LOC118358132 gene encoding ras-related protein Rab-27B-like codes for MTTDWDYDYLIKLLSLGDSGVGKTTFLYRYTDNKFNRKFTTTVGIDFREKRVTYLGTGSNGTTEKTFKVHLQLWDTAGQERFRSLTTAFFRDAMGFLLMFDLTNQQSFLNVRNWMSQLQANAYCDSPDIVLVGTKADLKDLRDVQGKQARDLADRYCVPYFETSSATGDEVDQAVTTLLDLVMRRMEQNTEGPVSEAANGSAVLNKVAETSTSRKCAC; via the exons ATGACGACTGATTGGGATTACGACTACCTGATCAAGCTCTTGTCGTTAGGGGACTCTGGAGTGGGGAAGACCACTTTCCTCTACAGGTACACCGACAACAAGTTCAACCGCAAGTTCACCACCACAGTGGGAATAGACTTCAGGGAAAAGAGAGTG ACGTATTTGGGGACTGGCTCTAATGGAACGACAGAGAAGACTTTTAAAGTGCATCTACAGCTCTGGGACACAGCAGGGCAAGAGAG GTTCAGAAGTCTCACGACAGCCTTCTTCAGAGACGCAATGGGCTTCCTTCTTATGTTTGATCTGACCAATCAGCAGAGTTTTCTGAATGTCAGGAACTGGATGA GTCAGCTACAGGCAAATGCCTATTGTGACAGTCCAGACATAGTCTTAGTTGGCACCAAAGCAGACCTCAAAGACCTGAGAGATGTACAAGGAAAACAAGCCAGGGACCTGGCGGACAGATATTG TGTACCCTATTTTGAGACGAGCAGTGCCACAGGGGATGAGGTAGACCAGGCAGTGACCACTCTGCTGGACCTGGTGATGAGGCGCATGGAGCAGAACACAGAAGGGCCTGTGTCAGAGGCTGCCAATGGGAGCGCAGTCCTTAACAAAGTGGCCGAAACCTCCACCAGCAGGAAGTGTGCCTGTTAG
- the LOC118358133 gene encoding sia-alpha-2,3-Gal-beta-1,4-GlcNAc-R:alpha 2,8-sialyltransferase-like — MVRIANALGLVILMVALLILSLISYVSIRKDSIFSSTKNDNMGGPRIMFHAGFRSQFAMNFLDPSFIPLTNALNEELQGKPSKWKFNRTAFYQQRKEIFHYIDVANNFSLTKNGVRVGQLMHFDYSSHKYVFSISNNLKSLLPDASPIQNKHYNVCAVVGNSGILTGSHCGPEIDSADFIFRCNFAPTDSYYKDVGRKTNLTTFNPSILERYYNNLLTIQDRNNFFLNLKKLEGAILWIPAFFLHTSATVTRTLVDFFVEHKGQLKIELAWPGNIMQDVNKYWKTKNLSPKRLSTGILMYTLASAMCEEIHLYGFWPFGWDPNTGKELPYHYYDKKGTKFTTKWQETHQLPSEFKLLYKMHGEGVTKLSLSHCS, encoded by the exons ATGGTCCGCATCGCAAACGCTCTGGGTCTGGTCATATTGATGGTTGCTCTTCTCATTTTATCCTTAATAAGTTATGTGTCCATTAGAAAGGACAGCATCTTCTCTTCCACAAAAAATGACAATATGGGAGGACCACGGATAATGTTCCACGCAGGATTTCG GTCACAGTTTGCCATGAATTTCCTGGACCCATCCTTCATCCCGTTAACCAATGCTCTGAACGAGGAGCTGCAAGGCAAACCCTCCAAATGGAAATTCAATAGGACAGCTTTTTATCAGCaaag GAAAGAGATCTTCCATTACATTGATGTGgccaacaacttctccctcaccAAGAACGGTGTGCGCGTCGGCCAGCTGATGCACTTCGACTACTCCAGTCACAAGTATGTCTTCTCTATAAGCAACAACCTGAAGTCACTGCTTCCTGATGCTTCACCCATCCAGAACAAGCACTACAACGTGTGTGCCGTGGTGGGTAACAGTGGGATCCTGACTGGTAGTCATTGTGGGCCAGAGATCGACAGCGCCGACTTTATCTTCCGCTGCAACTTCGCCCCTACCGACTCCTACTACAAGGATGTGGGCCGGAAGACCAACCTCACCACATTTAACCCCAGCATCCTGGAGAGGTACTACAACAACCTTTTGACCATCCAGGACCGCAACAACTTCTTCCTCAACCTGAAGAAGCTGGAGGGGGCCATTTTGTGGATCCCTGCGTTTTTCCTCCACACCTCGGCCACCGTCACACGGACCCTGGTGGACTTCTTTGTTGAGCACAAGGGGCAGCTGAAAATCGAGCTGGCCTGGCCTGGAAACATCATGCAGGATGTCAACAA ATATTGGAAGACCAAGAACCTGTCCCCGAAGCGACTCAGCACTGGTATCCTCATGTACACTCTGGCCTCGGCCATGTGTGAGGAGATCCATCTGTATGGCTTCTGGCCCTTCGGCTGGGATCCCAACACAGGCAAGGAGCTGCCCTACCACTACTACGACAAGAAAGGAACCAAGTTCACCACCAAGTGGCAGGAGACCCACCAGCTGCCCAGTGAGTTTAAGCTGCTCTACAAGATGCATGGAGAAGGTGTGACCAAGCTGAGCCTTTCACACTGTTCCTAG
- the LOC118358136 gene encoding cyclin-G2-like isoform X2, which yields MCTNSSCSKRLARMQDLQDLDNETCWLVKELKSYIAQEADFLPRETGLNIMESAAENHDGVSAKCRNAKVEDLWSLASFFGFSTQTFVLAVNLLDRFLAIMKVQTKHVPCIGVSCLHIAAKMVEDECNISPTHELIRISQSKFTVSDLSRMEKIISEKLNLELKAITALTFLHLYHAVIVSLTSERGEIPSIERLEAQLKACLCQLIFSKAKPSVLALSVITQEFDALQSLAMLEIVQELQRQLKIVDSELLYWRGLVAKCMTEYSSSECNKPDNKKLVWIVSRRTAQNLHANHFSVPELPTIPEGSWDESESEDSCEDMSCEEDSLCGSPGSDAEGAFFPSEFCNQGRK from the exons gATGCAGGATCTTCAAGACCTTGACAATGAAACATGTTGGCTTGTCAAAGAGCTAAAGTCATACATTGCTCAAGAAGCAGACTTTTTACCAAGGGAAACTGGCCTCAATATAATGGAGTCTGCAGCAGAG AATCACGATGGAGTCTCTGCAAAATGCAGAAATGCCAAAGTTGAAGACCTGTGGAGCCTGGCCAGTTTCTTTGGTTTCAGCACCCAGACATTTGTCCTAGCTGTCAATCTACTGGATAGGTTCTTAGCCATTATGAAG GTCCAAACTAAGCATGTGCCCTGCATTGGAGTCTCCTGTCTCCATATTGCTGCCAAAATGGTTGAGGACGAGTGCAACATCTCACCCACCCATGAACTCATCCGCATCAGCCAAAGCAAGTTCACTGTGTCTGACCTCAGCCGAATGGAGAAGATCATCTCTGAAAAACTCAACTTGGAGCTCAAAGCCATCACAGCCTTAACTTTTTTACACTTATACCATGCTGTCATTGTATCACTTACATCAGAAAG GGGGGAGATCCCAAGCATTGAAAGACTGGAAGCCCAGCTAAAAGCCTGCTTATGCCAGCTTATTTTCTCTAAAGCAAAA cCATCGGTGCTGGCACTGTCTGTCATTACTCAGGAATTTGATGCCCTCCAGTCTCTTGCCATGTTGGAAATTGTCCAAGAACTCCAAAGGCAGTTAAAG ATTGTTGACAGTGAGTTACTCTACTGGAGGGGACTCGTGGCCAAATGCATGACTGAGTACAGCTCAAGTGAATGTAACAAACCAGACAACAAAAAACTGGTGTGGATCGTGTCCAGACGAACCGCCCAAAATTTGCACGCTAATCACTTCAGTGTCCCTGAACTGCCGACTATTCCAGAGGGCAGCTGGGATGAAAGTGAGAG TGAGGATTCCTGTGAGGATATGAGCTGTGAAGAGGACAGCCTGTGCGGCTCTCCTGGCAGTGATGCAGAGGGAGCCTTCTTCCCCTCAGAGTTTTGCAACCAGGGCAGAAAATGA
- the LOC118358136 gene encoding cyclin-G2-like isoform X1, whose product MDDGSWCKRQTVFKYRMQDLQDLDNETCWLVKELKSYIAQEADFLPRETGLNIMESAAENHDGVSAKCRNAKVEDLWSLASFFGFSTQTFVLAVNLLDRFLAIMKVQTKHVPCIGVSCLHIAAKMVEDECNISPTHELIRISQSKFTVSDLSRMEKIISEKLNLELKAITALTFLHLYHAVIVSLTSERGEIPSIERLEAQLKACLCQLIFSKAKPSVLALSVITQEFDALQSLAMLEIVQELQRQLKIVDSELLYWRGLVAKCMTEYSSSECNKPDNKKLVWIVSRRTAQNLHANHFSVPELPTIPEGSWDESESEDSCEDMSCEEDSLCGSPGSDAEGAFFPSEFCNQGRK is encoded by the exons gATGCAGGATCTTCAAGACCTTGACAATGAAACATGTTGGCTTGTCAAAGAGCTAAAGTCATACATTGCTCAAGAAGCAGACTTTTTACCAAGGGAAACTGGCCTCAATATAATGGAGTCTGCAGCAGAG AATCACGATGGAGTCTCTGCAAAATGCAGAAATGCCAAAGTTGAAGACCTGTGGAGCCTGGCCAGTTTCTTTGGTTTCAGCACCCAGACATTTGTCCTAGCTGTCAATCTACTGGATAGGTTCTTAGCCATTATGAAG GTCCAAACTAAGCATGTGCCCTGCATTGGAGTCTCCTGTCTCCATATTGCTGCCAAAATGGTTGAGGACGAGTGCAACATCTCACCCACCCATGAACTCATCCGCATCAGCCAAAGCAAGTTCACTGTGTCTGACCTCAGCCGAATGGAGAAGATCATCTCTGAAAAACTCAACTTGGAGCTCAAAGCCATCACAGCCTTAACTTTTTTACACTTATACCATGCTGTCATTGTATCACTTACATCAGAAAG GGGGGAGATCCCAAGCATTGAAAGACTGGAAGCCCAGCTAAAAGCCTGCTTATGCCAGCTTATTTTCTCTAAAGCAAAA cCATCGGTGCTGGCACTGTCTGTCATTACTCAGGAATTTGATGCCCTCCAGTCTCTTGCCATGTTGGAAATTGTCCAAGAACTCCAAAGGCAGTTAAAG ATTGTTGACAGTGAGTTACTCTACTGGAGGGGACTCGTGGCCAAATGCATGACTGAGTACAGCTCAAGTGAATGTAACAAACCAGACAACAAAAAACTGGTGTGGATCGTGTCCAGACGAACCGCCCAAAATTTGCACGCTAATCACTTCAGTGTCCCTGAACTGCCGACTATTCCAGAGGGCAGCTGGGATGAAAGTGAGAG TGAGGATTCCTGTGAGGATATGAGCTGTGAAGAGGACAGCCTGTGCGGCTCTCCTGGCAGTGATGCAGAGGGAGCCTTCTTCCCCTCAGAGTTTTGCAACCAGGGCAGAAAATGA